From Haliotis asinina isolate JCU_RB_2024 chromosome 8, JCU_Hal_asi_v2, whole genome shotgun sequence, a single genomic window includes:
- the LOC137295075 gene encoding uncharacterized protein produces the protein MYLNWTNFTLKTVSFLLVSWYVYAESNSTDDLYIRDDVFTWTDARSACSGDLYVPGDDSVPGSVSDKMLLNTYYWIGAIQYSTWRWTEDNTPLYSYIGMRTLPIGGLPSTISAWNSVHRCHIHCGEDCSVLGLRMNECYCLCTDEDVSLPAVSTEVRCPGNWDEKCGNNSGLSVYKLEGIKFRPTEGGQCVYAERSKGVASFTQVNQTLCDKKRRYACSTNSTSWMYGRCSGNICVTQRQYQKKWAEANATCSLVKVTPSNKDIFTQSMHTGDGVTYWIGLSTQVSSKWINGTMFARYGTAFPDSAGPKCLAMITDRGQNIDRLWVPCEMRHRSICETAPSSSIPPTTSSSTPTTETETTSVLSTEMSEMFTSEQSFVNVTDTTDGTENSTLAPPGDRGLSIGLAVGCIMLLLLLLLLLLIVVTVFMSRHKKWCFAKRGKFEPLDSTAVENGTYGFHLSTDTATTDVVASQQHRPTAYPPTSATSQQHRPTAYPPSSGTTYHHLTTSPPPCCAGRTNTPIYDNPAITNRPLNASDEHRIPTNGHYTRSYHHLTTSPPPPCGTGKTINPVYDNAAITNTPLTTKDGSSMPYNSGRKEPSAHAYDYLASDQHYKTPLDGGIVVTDVSGINDTGATHVDDYNHISYESDRLRYKGDYNTVVTRDFADSDVGETGDVYMQPIAETDAHVKG, from the exons ATGTATTTAAACTGGACCAATTTCACGCTGAAAACAGTATCATTTCTATTAGTGAGCTGGTATGTGTACGCAGAGAGCAACT CGACAGATGACCTCTACATCAGGGATGATGTTTTCACTTGGACGGACGCTCGCAGCGCCTGCAGCGGGGATCTCTACGTCCCCGGTGATGACAGCGTTCCCGGCAGCGTGTCGGACAAGATGTTGTTAAACACCTACTACTGGATCGGTGCCATACAGTATTCAACATGGAGATGGACAG AAGACAACACGCCTCTATACAGCTATATCGGCATGCGGACACTCCCCATCGGTGGACTACCTTCAACAATCAGTGCCTGGAACTCGGTCCACCGGTGTCACATTCATTGTGGGGAGGATTGTTCGGTGCTTGGGCTCAGG ATGAACGAGTGCTACTGTCTATGTACAGATGAAGATGTAAGCTTACCTGCTGTATCCACAGAGGTCAGATGTCCCGGAAACTGGGATGAAAAGTGTGGAAACAATTCCGGGTTGTCCGTCTATAAGCTAG AGGGTATCAAGTTCAGACCAACTGAAGGAGGACAGTGTGTATATGCCGAAAGATCGAAGGGAGTAGCATCATTTACTCAAGTTAATCAGACTTTATGCGACAAGAAAAGAAGATACGCTTGTTCTACAAACA GTACATCGTGGATGTACGGAAGGTGTTCAGGGAACATCTGTGTCACACAGAGGCAATATCAGAAGAAATGGGCAGAAGCAAATGCTACATGTTCCTTGGTGAAAGTTACCCCCTCCAACAAAGACATCTTCACCCAGTCCATGCACACTGGGGACGGAGTGACATACTGGATTGGTCTGTCAACACAAGTTTCAAGTAAATGGATTAATG GGACGATGTTTGCAAGGTACGGGACTGCCTTTCCAGACAGCGCCGGACCCAAGTGTCTGGCCATGATAACGGACAGAGGACAGAACATAGACCGACTCTGGGTTCCTTGTGAAATGAGACACAGATCAATATGTGAAACAG caccatcttcttccataccaccaacaacatcatcttcaacgccaacaactgaaacagaaacaacatcagtGCTGTCGACAGAGATGTCAGAGATGTTTACAAGTGAACAAAGCTTCGTGAATGTAACTGACACGACTGACGGCACCGAGAACAGTACACTGGCGCCCCCTGGTGATCGTG GGCTATCCATTGGGCTAGCTGTCGGGTGCAtcatgctgctgctgctgctgctgctgctgctgctgattgtaGTCACAGTATTCATGTCAAG AcataaaaaatggtgtttcgcaAAGAGAGGCAAGTTTGAACCACTCGACAGCACAGCCGTGGAGAATGGAACCTATGGCTTTCATCTTTCAACGGACACGGCTACCACTGATGTTGTTGCATCCCAACAGCACCGTCCAACAGCCTATCCACCAACTTCAGCTACATCCCAACAGCATCGTCCAACAGCCTATCCACCATCATCAGGCACAACCTATCATCACCTAACAACCTCACCACCACCATGTTGTGCAGGAAGAACCAATACTCCCATCTATGACAATCCCGCTATCACCAATAGACCCTTGAATGCCAGTGATGAGCATCGCATACCCACAAACGGCCATTACACCCGATCCTATCATCATCTAACAACCTCACCGCCACCACCATGTGGCACTGGAAAAACCATCAATCCCGTTTATGACAATGCAGCCATCACTAATACGCCCCTCACTACCAAGGATGGATCATCTATGCCTTACAACAGTGGACGCAAAGAACCTTCCGCGCATGCGTATGACTATCTAGCGTCTGATCAACATTACAAGACTCCCCTAGACGGCGGAATTGTTGTAACTGATGTATCGGGGATTAACGACACGGGGGCAACTCACGTCGACGACTACAACCACATATCTTATGAATCTGACCGGCTGAGATACAAGGGAGACTATAACACTGTCGTCACCAGGGACTTCGCTGATTCGGATGTCGGAGAGACTGGTGACGTATACATGCAACCGATTGCTGAAACTGACGCTCACGTCAAAGGATGA